In Nomia melanderi isolate GNS246 chromosome 4, iyNomMela1, whole genome shotgun sequence, the following are encoded in one genomic region:
- the LOC116434816 gene encoding uncharacterized protein LOC116434816, which translates to MFIYFVALIATPLIIFGLLHARVLNDWLRSRFRNSLTSCTGLTRRPQIETLLIDEDEESACVPMTSLSARKQVAEIENVPIQKSFDNDGKTSDAFLTETEKKLKNLSVPRYSFDSVLSEDRERDIELDTRVRKENAIESLKDTIERSMNPSTRLNITQIYNLIQKETLKQKLLDVEKRKFNESVPLKITEHLPLSSENEPEHEDESRSNPS; encoded by the exons atgtttatttattttgtagctTTAATAGCTACACCGCTTATTATTTTTGGACTATTGCACGCCAGAGTTTT GAATGACTGGCTACGATCAAGATTTCGGAATTCCCTGACATCATGCACCGGGTTGACTCGTAGACCCCAGATTGAGACGTTACTGATCGATGAAGATGAAGAAAGTGCCTGCGTGCCCATGACATCCTTGAGTGCAAGGAAACAGGTAGCGGAGATCGAGAACGTGCCAATCCAAAAATCGTTCGACAATGATGGGAAAACGTCAGATGCTTTTCTCACTGAAActgaaaagaaattgaaaaatttgagtGTTCCTCGATACTCCTTTGACAGTGTACTTTCAGAAGACAGGGAGAGAGACATTGAATTAG ACACAAGAGTGAGGAAAGAGAATGCTATTGAATCCTTAAAAGATACGATTGAAAGAAGCATGAATCCATCGACACGACTAAACATCactcaaatatataatttaattcagaaAGAGACGCTTAAACAGAAGTTGCTGGACGTTGAGAAGAGAAAGTTTAACGAATCGGTGCCCTTAAAAAT AACGGAACATCTCCCGTTGTCATCGGAAAACGAACCTGAACACGAGGACGAAAGCAGGAGCAATCCATCGTGA
- the Faf2 gene encoding fas-associated factor 2 has translation MADFALNELSGDQTEKVLQFQDLTGIEDLSICRDVLQRHNWNLEVAVQEQLNLYEGRPSMYAQDSRSRPPQVVDDSSSRIYFHYSESSSGSGSYLSYIFSFFYERVISILQLVLSIFRGNARPVSSDPVEDVINFIRAYEERYGSSHPVFYQGSYSQALSDAKQELRFLLVYLHKDEAQDIDQWCRNTLNNPEVVRFINIRTLFWACNVQSGEGYKVAEALRSGSYPFLAIIVLKDNRMTMVGRMEGTPFPSDVISHLQAIIDHNEINLIQARQERAERSAAQSLRQQQDQAYEESLRADQEKDRRREEERKAREEQEAREKEQLDAQEMEIQRIRLEKELTVRKVPVEPKPGDPNVCHLQIKLGERTIKRRFLMSHTIMDVYHWIFSQPDSPACFEITTSFPKRILYPSREISTLSAAGLTHREVLHVNDLDD, from the exons ATGGCAGATTTCGCGTTAAACGAACTCAGTGGTGATCAGACTGAGAAAGTTCTGCAGTTCCAG GATTTGACGGGCATCGAAGACCTATCCATCTGTAGAGATGTTTTGCAGAGACATAACTGGAATTTGGAAGTAGCTGTTCAA GAACAACTAAATTTATATGAAGGACGGCCTTCAATGTATGCGCAAGATTCACGATCAAGACCACCACAAGTTGTTGATGATAGCAGTTctagaatatattttcattattctgaAAGTTCTAGTGGCAGTGGTAGTTATTTATCAtatatattttccttcttttatgAAAGAGTGATCAGTATACTTCAGTTAGTTCTTTCAATATTTAGGGGAAATGCTAGACCTG TGTCCTCCGATCCAGTGGaagatgtaattaattttattcgagcCTACGAAGAACGTTATGGTAGTAGTCATCCTGTCTTTTATCAAGGCTCGTATAGCCAAGCACTTTCTGATGCGAAACAGGAATTAAGATTTCTACTGGTATACCTTCATAAAGATGAAGCTCAAGATATTGATCAGTGGTGCAG GAACACCTTAAACAATCCAGAAGTAGTACGGTTTATAAATATACGTACTTTGTTTTGGGCATGCAATGTACAATCCGGAGAAGGCTATAAAGTGGCAGAAGCCCTTAGATCTGGTTCTTATCCCTTCTTGGCCATTATTGTTTTAAAAGACAATAGAATGACTATGGTTGGTCG AATGGAAGGCACGCCATTCCCGTCTGACGTTATTTCCCATCTACAAGCAATTATTGATCAcaacgaaattaatttaatacaagCTCGTCAAGAAAG AGCAGAACGGAGTGCGGCGCAATCGTTACGCCAACAACAAGATCAAGCGTACGAGGAGTCGTTACGCGCGGATCAAGAGAAGGATCGCAGAAGGGAAGAGGAACGAAAAGCGCGCGAAGAACAAGAGGCAAGGGAGAAGGAGCAATTAGATGCACAAGAAATGGAAATTCAACGTATTCGTCTTGAGAAAGAGCTCACTGTTCGCAAAGTGCCAGTGGAACCAAAACCGGGTGATCCTAATGTGTGTCACCTTCAAATTAAACTTGGGGAGAGAACAATAAAAAGGCGTTTTCTAATGTCCCACACAATAATG GATGTGTATCACTGGATTTTTAGTCAACCAGATTCACCAGCATGTTTCGAAATTACCACGAGTTTCCCGAAGAGAATTCTATATCCATCCAGAGAGATCTCAACACTGTCAGCTGCTGGACTAACTCATAGGGAAGTTCTCCACGTTAATGACTTAGACGATTAA
- the LOC143174486 gene encoding uncharacterized protein LOC143174486 → MKSDNVNESHIQVEIQKTLHSIKQSISDIKDELNVINEFINQLGTTVIDTNKKLTITAEDMEINVAEVLNNKEKESELQLNLRNPLSSTEFQEKILACLNNT, encoded by the exons ATGAAGTCGGATAACGTTAATGAATCTCACATTCAGGTTGAAATTCAGAAAACGTTACATTCCATTAAACAATCAATATCAGACAT AAAGGATGAGTTGAACGtgattaatgaatttataaaccAACTCGGAACAACAGTAATCGatacaaataagaaattaaccATTACAGCTGAAGATATGGAAATCAATGTTGCAGAAGTTTTGAATAACaaggaaaaagaaagtgaaTTGCAACTCAATTTAAGGAATCCTTTATCTTCTACAGAATTCCAAGAAAAAATTTTGGCATGTTTAAACAATACGTAA
- the Hacl gene encoding 2-hydroxyacyl-CoA lyase isoform X1: MKNGNQIVAEAFKEQGVEYVFGIMGHPVIDLALQMQAVGLQYLGFRNEQAACYAAQAYGYLTRKPAVVLCVSGPGLLHVIGGMANAQVNCWPLIVVGGSCPEDHEGIGGFQEWPQVEASKPNCKYAARPPLAALIPLHVEKAVRLSTYGRPGVAYLDFPATVLKQTVDEGKIYKVSRCPPPPLIFPDRQLIQEAANLLMKAKRPLLIIGKGAAYGRAEKEIRSLVYSTGIPFLPTPMGKGVVPDTDERCVSSARTFALQQSDVILLLGARLNWMLHFGKPPRFQSNVKVIQVDICPEELHNSVPSAVAIQSDVSTAVECLDNTLKTRSWFVEKSNPWWKDLLAKSMKNRETVHAMSMDISVPLNYYTVFKHIQDIIPQNCIICSEGANTMDIGKTMLLNDEPRHRLDAATFGTMGVGLGFAIAAALYCKNNAPTKRVICVEGDSAFGFSGMEIETMFRYKLPIIIIIVNNNGIYGGLDTETFRQLQASGEPTQVTPPYSLTSETHYEKMMGMFGRKGYFCTTVQDIQQAVKACLQVHDAPSLINIMINPQADRKEQKFSWLTESKL; the protein is encoded by the exons ATGAAGAACGGAAATCAGATTGTCGCAGAGGCCTTTAAAGAGCAG GGCGTGGAGTATGTCTTCGGAATCATGGGACACCCTGTGATCGACCTAGCGCTACAGATGCAGGCCGTGGGTCTTCAATACCTCGGTTTCCGAAACGAGCAGGCTGCCTGCTACGCCGCCCAGGCATACGGATATCTGACCA GAAAACCAGCGGTCGTGCTGTGTGTTTCCGGGCCAGGATTGCTCCACGTTATCGGCGGAATGGCCAATGCTCAAGTGAACTGCTG GCCACTCATTGTAGTTGGTGGATCCTGCCCCGAGGATCATGAGGGTATCGGCGGGTTCCAGGAGTGGCCACAGGTAGAAGCCAGTAAACCCAATTGCAAATACGCCGCCAGACCGCCGCTGGCCGCGCTGATACCGCTTCACGTGGAAAAAGCCGTTCGCCTCTCTACTTACGGCCGACCAG GGGTAGCATACCTGGACTTCCCGGCCACTGTGCTGAAGCAGACCGTCGACGAAgggaaaatatacaaagtttcgcGTTGCCCTCCGCCGCCATTGATATTTCCCGACCGTCAATTGATACAAGAAGCAGCCAATTTGCTGATGAAAGCGAAGAGACCACTGTTAATCATCGGGAAAG GAGCTGCTTATGGCAGAGCGGAGAAAGAAATTCGCAGCCTTGTGTATTCGACTGGTATTCCTTTCCTTCCAACGCCAATGGGAAAGGGCGTTGTACCGGATACGGATGAACGATGCGTTTCTAGCGCGAGAACTTTCGCGTTGCAACAGAGCGACGTTATATTGTTATTGGGCGCACGATTAAACTGGATGTTACATTTTGGCAAACCGCCTCGTTTTCAGTCTAACGTGAAAGTCATACAG GTCGACATATGTCCAGAAGAACTGCACAATTCTGTTCCCTCTGCAGTCGCGATCCAGTCTGATGTGTCCACCGCTGTGGAGTGCCTTGATAACACATTGAAAACTCGCAGTTGGTTTGTTGAGAAGAGCAATCCATGGTGGAAAGACCTTCTAGCTAAGTCaatgaaaaacagagaaacggtTCAT GCAATGTCGATGGATATTTCTGTgcctttaaattattatactgtGTTCAAGCATATTCAGGATATTATTCCACAGA ATTGTATCATTTGCTCAGAAGGAGCTAACACAATGGATATTGGGAAAACAATGTTGTTAAATGACGAACCTCGACACAGATTAGATGCAGCCACTTTTGGTACGATGGGGGTAGGTTTAGGTTTCGCTATAGCGGCTGCACTTTATTGCAAGAACAATGCACCCACCAAAAGGGTCATTTGCGTAGAAGGCGATAGTGCTTTTGGATTCTCTGGCATGGAAATTGAAACAATGTTtcg ATACAAGTTgcctatcattattattattgtaaataataacggTATCTATGGTGGATTAGATACCGAAACGTTCAGGCAGTTACAAGCGTCTGGAGAGCCTACACAGGT aACACCACCGTATTCATTAACATCTGAAACACATTATGAAAAGATGATGGGAATGTTTGGCCGGAAAGGATATTTCTGCACAACTGTTCAAGATATTCAACAAGCAGTAAAAGCATGTCTCCAG GTACACGATGCTCCCagtctaataaatattatgatcaACCCTCAAGCTGATCGCAAGGAACAGAAGTTTAGCTGGTTAACAGAATCAAAACTTTAA
- the Hacl gene encoding 2-hydroxyacyl-CoA lyase isoform X2, with product MGHPVIDLALQMQAVGLQYLGFRNEQAACYAAQAYGYLTRKPAVVLCVSGPGLLHVIGGMANAQVNCWPLIVVGGSCPEDHEGIGGFQEWPQVEASKPNCKYAARPPLAALIPLHVEKAVRLSTYGRPGVAYLDFPATVLKQTVDEGKIYKVSRCPPPPLIFPDRQLIQEAANLLMKAKRPLLIIGKGAAYGRAEKEIRSLVYSTGIPFLPTPMGKGVVPDTDERCVSSARTFALQQSDVILLLGARLNWMLHFGKPPRFQSNVKVIQVDICPEELHNSVPSAVAIQSDVSTAVECLDNTLKTRSWFVEKSNPWWKDLLAKSMKNRETVHAMSMDISVPLNYYTVFKHIQDIIPQNCIICSEGANTMDIGKTMLLNDEPRHRLDAATFGTMGVGLGFAIAAALYCKNNAPTKRVICVEGDSAFGFSGMEIETMFRYKLPIIIIIVNNNGIYGGLDTETFRQLQASGEPTQVTPPYSLTSETHYEKMMGMFGRKGYFCTTVQDIQQAVKACLQVHDAPSLINIMINPQADRKEQKFSWLTESKL from the exons ATGGGACACCCTGTGATCGACCTAGCGCTACAGATGCAGGCCGTGGGTCTTCAATACCTCGGTTTCCGAAACGAGCAGGCTGCCTGCTACGCCGCCCAGGCATACGGATATCTGACCA GAAAACCAGCGGTCGTGCTGTGTGTTTCCGGGCCAGGATTGCTCCACGTTATCGGCGGAATGGCCAATGCTCAAGTGAACTGCTG GCCACTCATTGTAGTTGGTGGATCCTGCCCCGAGGATCATGAGGGTATCGGCGGGTTCCAGGAGTGGCCACAGGTAGAAGCCAGTAAACCCAATTGCAAATACGCCGCCAGACCGCCGCTGGCCGCGCTGATACCGCTTCACGTGGAAAAAGCCGTTCGCCTCTCTACTTACGGCCGACCAG GGGTAGCATACCTGGACTTCCCGGCCACTGTGCTGAAGCAGACCGTCGACGAAgggaaaatatacaaagtttcgcGTTGCCCTCCGCCGCCATTGATATTTCCCGACCGTCAATTGATACAAGAAGCAGCCAATTTGCTGATGAAAGCGAAGAGACCACTGTTAATCATCGGGAAAG GAGCTGCTTATGGCAGAGCGGAGAAAGAAATTCGCAGCCTTGTGTATTCGACTGGTATTCCTTTCCTTCCAACGCCAATGGGAAAGGGCGTTGTACCGGATACGGATGAACGATGCGTTTCTAGCGCGAGAACTTTCGCGTTGCAACAGAGCGACGTTATATTGTTATTGGGCGCACGATTAAACTGGATGTTACATTTTGGCAAACCGCCTCGTTTTCAGTCTAACGTGAAAGTCATACAG GTCGACATATGTCCAGAAGAACTGCACAATTCTGTTCCCTCTGCAGTCGCGATCCAGTCTGATGTGTCCACCGCTGTGGAGTGCCTTGATAACACATTGAAAACTCGCAGTTGGTTTGTTGAGAAGAGCAATCCATGGTGGAAAGACCTTCTAGCTAAGTCaatgaaaaacagagaaacggtTCAT GCAATGTCGATGGATATTTCTGTgcctttaaattattatactgtGTTCAAGCATATTCAGGATATTATTCCACAGA ATTGTATCATTTGCTCAGAAGGAGCTAACACAATGGATATTGGGAAAACAATGTTGTTAAATGACGAACCTCGACACAGATTAGATGCAGCCACTTTTGGTACGATGGGGGTAGGTTTAGGTTTCGCTATAGCGGCTGCACTTTATTGCAAGAACAATGCACCCACCAAAAGGGTCATTTGCGTAGAAGGCGATAGTGCTTTTGGATTCTCTGGCATGGAAATTGAAACAATGTTtcg ATACAAGTTgcctatcattattattattgtaaataataacggTATCTATGGTGGATTAGATACCGAAACGTTCAGGCAGTTACAAGCGTCTGGAGAGCCTACACAGGT aACACCACCGTATTCATTAACATCTGAAACACATTATGAAAAGATGATGGGAATGTTTGGCCGGAAAGGATATTTCTGCACAACTGTTCAAGATATTCAACAAGCAGTAAAAGCATGTCTCCAG GTACACGATGCTCCCagtctaataaatattatgatcaACCCTCAAGCTGATCGCAAGGAACAGAAGTTTAGCTGGTTAACAGAATCAAAACTTTAA
- the LOC116434820 gene encoding sialin isoform X1, whose product MEESLRKSRRMPSNTEELLPLIPRPKKKWIPARVLICVMMFTACWTNYMCRLQMPILAVPMIKATGGNASEGVCKQTEDSRFRRAVSWLDPGLELEDYILSRRAEEMAGGARFARDADEDARPSDGPIELLNGKPFDWKPEVRGQLIAAYSYGNVPGNFLGGLMAVRWGPKAAILWTSIVAAVVSLFSPFFAQMHWIVLLLSRVVIGLTGGVTFPACHSLVAQWAPPDEKSRFVWSLLGGTFGTILTYPMVAMIAENLKWENGWYIPSLLMFVWIVFWAVLTYDSPAEHPGISDEEKEHILQAQAGTVRAKKPSLKETPIKAILTSVPFLSLVCCHFGNLFLLFFYQNSMMLYLTKALGFQLSKGGIAASLPWAGRLLLGFFFSWAGDVIKRKEIVSLTVLRKGATVFSHFVPGIFLILVGYVGCRFVLANVFLVLALGFNGAAAISNLSNNQDLSPNFAGFIYGLMNTIGSMSGMIISPLVEEIAGKYGNPIEKWQILFWIGAGVCILCMVIFIIGGSGNIQSWNEVRSEEDAERGRTN is encoded by the exons ATGGAGGAATCGTTGAGAAAATCGAGAAGAATGCCCAGCAACACGGAAGAACTACTTCCGCTTATCCCGCGACCGAAGAAAA AATGGATCCCGGCGCGCGTGCTGATCTGCGTGATGATGTTCACGGCCTGCTGGACGAACTACATGTGCCGGCTGCAGATGCCTATCCTGGCGGTGCCGATGATCAAGGCCACGGGCGGCAACGCGAGCGAAGGCGTGTGCAAGCAGACCGAGGACTCGCGCTTCCGGCGCGCGGTCTCCTGGCTGGACCCAGGCCTAGAGCTCGAAGACTACATTCTATCTAGGCGCGCCGAAGAAATGGCGGGCGGCGCTCGTTTCGCGCGCGACGCCGACGAGGACGCCCGTCCGTCCGACGGGCCGATCGAGCTGTTGAACGGGAAGCCGTTCGACTGGAAGCCGGAAGTCCGGGGCCAGCTGATCGCCGCGTACAGCTACGGCAACGTTCCCGGGAACTTCCTGGGCGGACTGATGGCGGTCCGATGGGGGCCGAAGGCGGCCATACTGTGGACCTCCATCGTCGCTGCCGTCGTGTCGCTGTTCAGCCCGTTCTTCGCGCAGATGCACTGGATCGTGCTGCTGCTGTCGAGGGTGGTGATAGGCCTGACGGGCGGCGTGACGTTCCCGGCCTGCCACAGTCTGGTCGCGCAGTGGGCCCCGCCCGACGAGAAGTCGAGGTTCGTCTGGTCGCTGCTCGGCGGCACTTTCGGCACCATCCTCACCTACCCCATGGTGGCGATGATCGCGGAGAACCTCAAGTGGGAGAACGGCTGGTACATCCCGTCGTTGCTGATGTTCGTCTGGATCGTGTTCTGGGCGGTGCTGACCTACGACTCGCCCGCGGAGCACCCTGGCATCAGCGACGAGGAGAAGGAGCACATTCTGCA GGCGCAAGCGGGGACCGTCAGGGCGAAGAAGCCGTCGCTGAAGGAGACGCCGATAAAGGCTATCCTGACGTCGGTGCCGTTCCTCAGCTTGGTCTGCTGCCACTTCGGCAACCTGTTCCTCCTGTTCTTCTACCAGAACTCGATGATGTTGTACCTGACGAAAGCTTTGGGATTCCAACTGTCGAAGGGAGGCATCGCGGCCAGCTTGCCGTGGGCTGGCAGACTGCTCCTCGGCTTCTTCTTCAGCTGGGCCGGGGACGTGATTAAGCGCAAGGAGATCGTCAGTCTCACTGTTCTTCGGAAAGGCGCTACCGTATTTT CTCACTTCGTGCCTGGTATCTTCTTAATTCTGGTCGGGTACGTCGGCTGCCGATTCGTTCTGGCGAACGTGTTCTTGGTGTTAGCGTTGGGGTTCAACGGAGCGGCCGCCATATCGAACCTGTCCAATAACCAGGACCTCTCCCCAAACTTCGCGGGCTTCATCTACGGACTGATGAACACGATCGGCAGCATGTCCGGTATGATTATCTCACCGCTGGTCGAGGAGATCGCTGGAAAGTACGGA AATCCCATCGAGAAGTGGCAGATACTGTTCTGGATCGGCGCAGGCGTGTGCATCCTGTGCATGGTGATCTTCATCATCGGCGGCAGCGGGAACATTCAGAGCTGGAACGAGGTTCGTTCCGAGGAGGACGCGGAACGAGGTCGGACGAATTAG
- the LOC116434820 gene encoding sialin isoform X2, protein MYKQFCKKYFPQWIPARVLICVMMFTACWTNYMCRLQMPILAVPMIKATGGNASEGVCKQTEDSRFRRAVSWLDPGLELEDYILSRRAEEMAGGARFARDADEDARPSDGPIELLNGKPFDWKPEVRGQLIAAYSYGNVPGNFLGGLMAVRWGPKAAILWTSIVAAVVSLFSPFFAQMHWIVLLLSRVVIGLTGGVTFPACHSLVAQWAPPDEKSRFVWSLLGGTFGTILTYPMVAMIAENLKWENGWYIPSLLMFVWIVFWAVLTYDSPAEHPGISDEEKEHILQAQAGTVRAKKPSLKETPIKAILTSVPFLSLVCCHFGNLFLLFFYQNSMMLYLTKALGFQLSKGGIAASLPWAGRLLLGFFFSWAGDVIKRKEIVSLTVLRKGATVFSHFVPGIFLILVGYVGCRFVLANVFLVLALGFNGAAAISNLSNNQDLSPNFAGFIYGLMNTIGSMSGMIISPLVEEIAGKYGNPIEKWQILFWIGAGVCILCMVIFIIGGSGNIQSWNEVRSEEDAERGRTN, encoded by the exons ATGTACAAACAGTTTTGCAAGAAGTACTTTCCAC AATGGATCCCGGCGCGCGTGCTGATCTGCGTGATGATGTTCACGGCCTGCTGGACGAACTACATGTGCCGGCTGCAGATGCCTATCCTGGCGGTGCCGATGATCAAGGCCACGGGCGGCAACGCGAGCGAAGGCGTGTGCAAGCAGACCGAGGACTCGCGCTTCCGGCGCGCGGTCTCCTGGCTGGACCCAGGCCTAGAGCTCGAAGACTACATTCTATCTAGGCGCGCCGAAGAAATGGCGGGCGGCGCTCGTTTCGCGCGCGACGCCGACGAGGACGCCCGTCCGTCCGACGGGCCGATCGAGCTGTTGAACGGGAAGCCGTTCGACTGGAAGCCGGAAGTCCGGGGCCAGCTGATCGCCGCGTACAGCTACGGCAACGTTCCCGGGAACTTCCTGGGCGGACTGATGGCGGTCCGATGGGGGCCGAAGGCGGCCATACTGTGGACCTCCATCGTCGCTGCCGTCGTGTCGCTGTTCAGCCCGTTCTTCGCGCAGATGCACTGGATCGTGCTGCTGCTGTCGAGGGTGGTGATAGGCCTGACGGGCGGCGTGACGTTCCCGGCCTGCCACAGTCTGGTCGCGCAGTGGGCCCCGCCCGACGAGAAGTCGAGGTTCGTCTGGTCGCTGCTCGGCGGCACTTTCGGCACCATCCTCACCTACCCCATGGTGGCGATGATCGCGGAGAACCTCAAGTGGGAGAACGGCTGGTACATCCCGTCGTTGCTGATGTTCGTCTGGATCGTGTTCTGGGCGGTGCTGACCTACGACTCGCCCGCGGAGCACCCTGGCATCAGCGACGAGGAGAAGGAGCACATTCTGCA GGCGCAAGCGGGGACCGTCAGGGCGAAGAAGCCGTCGCTGAAGGAGACGCCGATAAAGGCTATCCTGACGTCGGTGCCGTTCCTCAGCTTGGTCTGCTGCCACTTCGGCAACCTGTTCCTCCTGTTCTTCTACCAGAACTCGATGATGTTGTACCTGACGAAAGCTTTGGGATTCCAACTGTCGAAGGGAGGCATCGCGGCCAGCTTGCCGTGGGCTGGCAGACTGCTCCTCGGCTTCTTCTTCAGCTGGGCCGGGGACGTGATTAAGCGCAAGGAGATCGTCAGTCTCACTGTTCTTCGGAAAGGCGCTACCGTATTTT CTCACTTCGTGCCTGGTATCTTCTTAATTCTGGTCGGGTACGTCGGCTGCCGATTCGTTCTGGCGAACGTGTTCTTGGTGTTAGCGTTGGGGTTCAACGGAGCGGCCGCCATATCGAACCTGTCCAATAACCAGGACCTCTCCCCAAACTTCGCGGGCTTCATCTACGGACTGATGAACACGATCGGCAGCATGTCCGGTATGATTATCTCACCGCTGGTCGAGGAGATCGCTGGAAAGTACGGA AATCCCATCGAGAAGTGGCAGATACTGTTCTGGATCGGCGCAGGCGTGTGCATCCTGTGCATGGTGATCTTCATCATCGGCGGCAGCGGGAACATTCAGAGCTGGAACGAGGTTCGTTCCGAGGAGGACGCGGAACGAGGTCGGACGAATTAG